A section of the Oncorhynchus keta strain PuntledgeMale-10-30-2019 chromosome 15, Oket_V2, whole genome shotgun sequence genome encodes:
- the LOC118394990 gene encoding sal-like protein 3, with amino-acid sequence MSRRKQKRPQQLMSLLPAASPILEHDDQLAVKSFSFPLTTDSSSSSSSFSPQRYHPSLAQGPNFGGLHTPSLPSEGSPLSRSPCQPTPCPISLADPQSSLSPDFPDPSLSSQTVLTLPDLTSTSPSSQIHPPRSLMASPKLGVSATTTSSSSSSASLCPPPHPGSPSPVPDGPPSPVTPSPSPGTASAPPPRAHLSIAVILEELRVLQQRQIHQMQMTEEICRQVLRLGGASCALEVPQILLPPLPQLCLEGSERTSSPPQPTPTQPPNTVAPLLACFSTLLPPQPASKPSKPSHSLSHVLRPHKPQMEGAGGATGSYLYPGTSVRPSSSSSSSSASSAISTMASSNYPLALSLALPTRFLHEKSPNTTLTSGHSGLPFLTPPLPTTASMAPPSSQEPHLSVSSAGSSSSSLGRLQHACRFCGKLFSSDSSLQIHLRSHTGERPYQCPVCLSRFTTRGNLKVHFLRHREQNPELSLSLLPPSLFGMGMGPVGGSEPQGQPMSSTGLSVSAAQAQRRRKRRAEDDPYGDGMEVDGAGGGFSLGISTGAPPSSLPLPPSVDLALISTAHSLLRLNQAAAAAAAASISSAASSLTSSSSSSASSSLASSHLSVPSSAASAIAGFFKGAKQQCFDENTPPHLPMMSHSAYSQLAHLPKLLFPSGSPHHHPALGLLRPPPPAPGSSHLSSTHSQLSFPFSHYPKAQAFTTSTSSSTPSSDTSKLQRLVEKLEKEPPTSSSWASSSGETSHSSMASTGLFSSGLMGASTSSTYVMASPSSSTHVPTSVSNFTREMVAALGMSANGGSALAGAILPGLGIMSTGSLAPNQCGVCLRVLSCPRALRLHQATHLGERPFPCKLCGRSFSTKGSLRSHLATHRARPPNSRAQNSCPLCQRKFTNALVLQHHIRMHLGGQLPPEGAPESLSEPIAEPDAVSQPQPNDTSDVSFESFTAASSSQSKSSAASTHIQTLVGASAPISVSVTSPACVGEPSRSHSSSPDLIPPSDLSPDPFLNPTSLTPPPGSADPPVLCVSVPSPPPALGDSSSPVSDGKHAELLDTTIDTPASKTSPAHTSSSVLKTTPLSSLMMSDCLLGENSLPLDVFFPGPRSNLEDLLSTPTLGAPVAHPSPAPSFTSVLSPEYPKTYLAPTLDPEQPTKPNTPEPTEEDRVETSPPAAPKQAPVLDMDHRMAPLSETTETGNTEAGDVPQKAVAYTRETRLGAYLSSHGKEDGMGGVRDRLEGTVPISLAPTLPPPMSRPEKKTYSCVECGKEYASRSGLKGHMKHHGGVVKATRPPVRSGRSASERLPANTPTMSSTPPATRSNVGFWNQYQAFLNTSNDPADDPAQGPTSGSQGEDGEMPRLAESPVRSQLSKEPTTGRGSGEGSDEGPTLESM; translated from the exons ATGACCAGTTGGCAGTGAAGTCATTTTCCTTTCCTCTGACCacagactcctcctcctcttcatcttccttctctcctcaaaGATACCACCCCTCCCTGGCTCAAGGTCCCAACTTCGGGGGGCTTCACACCCCCTCTCTACCAAGTGAGGGCTCccccctctcccgctctccctgCCAGCCCACTCCCTGCCCCATCTCCCTCGCAGACCCCcagtcctccctctcccctgactTCCccgatccctccctctcctcccagacaGTCCTGACCCTCCCCGACCTCACCTCCACGTCACCTTCCAGTCAGATCCACCCTCCCCGCTCCCTCATGGCCTCTCCCAAGCTAGGCGTGTCAGCCActaccacctcttcctcctcttcatcagcTTCCCTATGCCCTCCGCCCCACCCCGGCAGCCCTAGCCCCGTTCCAGACGGCCCCCCCAGCCCTGTGACGCCTTCCCCAAGCCCGGGCACTGCCTCTGCCCCTCCACCCCGTGCCCACCTTAGCATTGCAGTGATCCTGGAAGAGCTGCGGGTGCTGCAGCAGAGGCAAATCCACCAGATGCAGATGACGGAGGAGATCTGCAGGCAGGTGCTGCGGCTGGGTGGGGCCTCCTGTGCCCTGGAGGTGCCCCAGATCCTCCTGCCTCCTCTGCCCCAGCTCTGTTTGGAGGGCAGTGAGAGGACGTCTAGTCCTCCCCAGCCTACACCCACTCAGCCGCCTAACACTGTAGCCCCTCTCCTGGCCTGCTTCTCCACCTTGCTCCCTCCCCAGCCTGCCTCCAAGCCCTCCAAGCCCAGCCACAGCCTGTCCCATGTCCTGCGTCCACACAAGCCTCAGATGGAGGGTGCAGGAGGGGCTACTGGGTCTTATCTTTACCCTGGGACCAGTGTCcgcccttcctcctcctcttcttcctcctctgcctcGTCTGCCATCTCCACCATGGCTTCCTCCAACTACCCCCTGGCCCTCTCCCTGGCCTTGCCCACTCGTTTCCTCCATGAGAAATCCCCCAACACCACCTTAACCAGTGGCCACAGTGGTCTGCCCTTCCTCACCCCGCCCCTGCCCACCACGGCCTCTATGGCACCGCCCTCCTCTCAGGAGCcccacctgtctgtctcctcagcgGGGTCCTCATCATCCTCCCTGGGGCGTCTGCAGCATGCCTGTCGGTTCTGTGGGAAGCTGTTCAGCAGTGACTCGTCCCTGCAGATCCACCTGCGCTCCCACACGGGTGAGAGGCCCTACCAGTGCCCTGTCTGCCTCAGCCGCTTCACCACCCGCGGCAACCTCAAGGTGCACTTCCTCCGCCACCGCGAGCAGAACCCagagctctcgctctccctcctccccccctccctatTTGGAATGGGTATGGGACCAGTGGGGGGGTCTGAGCCCCAGGGTCAGCCAATGAGCAGCACTGGCCTGAGCGTAAGCGCAGCGCAGGCTCAGAGGCGTCGTAAACGGCGAGCCGAGGATGACCCGTATGGAGACGGTATGGAGGTGGATGGTGCCGGAGGGGGATTTTCTCTGGGGATATCCACCGGTGCTCCCCCCTCTTCACTCCCCCTGCCCCCCAGTGTGGACCTGGCCCTCATCTCCACTGCCCACTCCCTCCTGCGGCTCAACCAAGCCGCTGCTGCAGCGGCCGCTGCCTCCATATCATCTGCTGCTTCCTCACTcacatcctcttcttcttcctctgcgTCCTCCTCCCTcgcctcctctcacctctctgtcccctcctcggCCGCCTCCGCCATTGCTGGGTTCTTTAAAGGGGCCAAGCAGCAGTGCTTTGATGAGAACACGCCTCCTCACCTTCCCATGATGTCTCACTCTGCTTACTCCCAGCTGGCCCACCTCCCTAAACTCCTCTTCCCCTCTGGTTCCCCACACCATCACCCTGCCTTGGGCCTACTCCGCCCTCCACCCCCTGCTCCAGgctcttcccacctctcctccacccactctcagctctccttccccttctcccacTACCCCAAAGCCCAGGCcttcaccacctccacctcctcctccactccctcctcagACACCTCCAAGTTGCAGCGGCTGGTGGAAAAGCTGGAGAAGGAGCCTCCCACCTCCTCTTCCTGGGCCTCCTCTTCAGGGGAGACCTCTCACAGCAGCATGGCCTCCACTGGGTTGTTCAGCAGCGGCCTCATGGGTGCTAGTACCTCCAGTACCTACGTGATGGCCTCCCCATCATCCTCCACCCACGTCCCCACCTCTGTCTCCAACTTCACCAGAGAGATGGTGGCCGCTCTGGGCATGAGTGCCAACGGGGGCAGCGCTCTGGCAGGCGCCATTCTCCCCGGCCTAGGCATCATGAGCACTGGCTCCCTGGCCCCCAACCAGTGTGGGGTATGTCTACGTGTGCTGAGCTGCCCCAGGGCACTGCGTCTGCACCAGGCCACCCACCTGGGTGAGCGCCCCTTCCCCTGTAAACTGTGTGGACGCTCCTTCTCCACCAAGGGCAGCCTGCGGTCCCACCTGGCCACCCACCGTGCCCGCCCGCCCAACTCCCGTGCCCAAAACTCCTGCCCACTGTGCCAGCGCAAGTTCACCAATGCACTGGTACTGCAACACCACATCCGCATGCACCTGGGAGGGCAGCTGCCACCGGAGGGAGCTCCGGAGTCTCTGTCAGAGCCAATAGCAGAGCCAGACGCTGTATCCCAGCCCCAGCCAAATGACACCTCCGATGTTTCTTTTGAGAGCTTCACTGCAGCCTCAAGCAGCCAGTCAAAGAGCTCAGCAGCGTCCACCCACATTCAAACCCTAGTAGGAGCCTCTGCCCCCATATCCGTCAGTGTGACATCACCAGCGTGTGTCGGGGAGCCAAGCAGATCTCACTCCTCCAGCCCTGACCTGATCCCACCCTCTGACCTCAGCCCTGACCCTTTCCTAAACCCCACCTCACTTACCCCTCCGCCTGGCAGCGCCGACCCCCCGGTCCTGTGTGTCAGCGTGCCCTCCCCACCTCCAGCCCTGGGCGATTCAAGCTCCCCAGTCAGTGATGGCAAACATGCGGAACTCCTTGATACAACCATTGATACTCCAGCGAGTAAGACAAGCCCTgctcacacttcctccagtgttCTCAAAACCACCCCCTTGTCCAGTCTCATGATGTCAGACTGTCTATTGGGTGAGAATTCCCTTCCTCTCGATGTCTTCTTCCCTGGCCCAAGATCAAACCTGGAAGATCTACTGAGCACTCCAACACTTGGTGCCCCAGTAGCACACCCTAGCCCAGCCCCCTCCTTTACCTCTGTCCTTAGCCCAGAGTACCCGAAAACCTACCTAGCACCCACACTAGACCCTGAACAGCCTACTAAACCCAACACCCCAGAGCCCACAGAGGAAGACAGGGTTGAAACCTCCCCACCTGCAGCACCAAAGCAAGCCCCTGTGCTTGATATGGACCACAGAATGGCACCACTGTCAGAGACTACAGAGACAGGCAACACTGAGGCTGGGGATGTTCCCCAGAAAGCTGTCGCCTACACCAGGGAGACGAGGCTGGGGGCGTACCTCAGCTCCCATGGGAAGGAGGATGGGATGGGTGGTGTCAGAGACCGACTGGAAGGTACTGTTCCAATCAGTCTGGCTCCCACTCTCCCCCCTCCCATGTCTCGCCCTGAGAAAAAGACCTACAGCTGTGTCGAGTGTGGGAAAGAGTATGCCAGCCGCAGTGGACTGAAG GGACACATGAAGCATCATGGAGGGGTTGTCAAGGCAACACGTCCCCCTGTACGGAGCGGTCGATCAGCGTCTGAGCGACTTCCTGCTAACACACCTACAATGTCCTCCACCCCGCCAGCCACCAGGAGCAACGTGGGCTTCTGGAACCAGTACCAAGCATTCCTCAACACTAGCAATGACCCGGCAGACGACCCAGCACAAGGCCCGACCAGTGGCAGCCAAGGAGAGGACGGGGAGATGCCCCGATTGGCTGAATCTCCTGTTAGATCCCAACTGTCAAAGGAGCCGACCACTGGGAGGGGCTCAGGTGAGGGATCTGATGAAGGGCCTACTCTAGAGTCAATGTGA